One Candidatus Thermoplasmatota archaeon genomic window carries:
- a CDS encoding NADPH-dependent 7-cyano-7-deazaguanine reductase QueF — MTDYTKAPYAKTEKPENPKLITIPCRARKPIIELEYPEFQCLCPVSERHDQGIVKIKYKPAKKILESKSIRDYLAAWRNKRTWQEYATEEVADQLYKACKPEWLVVEIAWAARGGILAKTISERGTVPK, encoded by the coding sequence ATGACTGATTACACTAAAGCTCCGTATGCAAAGACAGAAAAGCCCGAGAATCCTAAGTTGATAACAATACCTTGTAGGGCGCGCAAGCCTATTATTGAATTGGAATATCCAGAATTTCAGTGTTTATGCCCAGTTTCAGAAAGGCATGACCAAGGTATTGTCAAAATAAAATACAAGCCAGCTAAGAAAATATTAGAAAGCAAATCCATTAGAGATTATCTTGCAGCGTGGCGCAATAAGCGCACTTGGCAGGAGTATGCTACTGAAGAGGTAGCAGACCAGCTTTACAAAGCATGTAAGCCGGAATGGCTTGTTGTAGAAATTGCTTGGGCTGCTAGAGGCGGTATTTTAGCAAAAACTATTTCTGAAAGAGGCACTGTGCCCAAATAA
- the dnaG gene encoding DNA primase DnaG, producing MHIDPSTTKYLIRARISAEGVIEKPDVIGAIFGQTEGLLGDELDLRDLQKSARVGRIEVDIDSRKGRSEGEIQIPSSLDQVETAILAASLETIERVGPCKAKIDVVKIEDVRISKRNKIVERAKSLLSSLLEDARKGGAGLTETIREAVQIEEITTYGIDKCPSGPDVERADSVIVVEGRADVLNLLRAGIKNAIAVEGTNVPKTIQDLSKEKIVTVFVDGDRGGELLLKELLQTCEVDFITTAPKDTEVEEQTQKQIIKCLRNKMPTDQFIETYGLKIERVPKEEVKEVAEARTEERKRFFTILKPKKEPVPKVLSPIQLKYRELLAKLANTSKAQLVDSQGNIISEMLVRDLPDGVKAVPQSASAIVLDGVVTQRLVDTLSGSSVKTVIGVRIGNLTKLPFGIEVLTREDLE from the coding sequence ATGCATATTGATCCAAGCACAACAAAATATTTAATAAGGGCAAGAATCTCAGCAGAAGGTGTTATAGAAAAGCCTGATGTTATAGGCGCTATATTCGGTCAAACTGAGGGCTTACTAGGCGATGAGCTCGATTTAAGGGATTTGCAGAAAAGCGCTAGAGTGGGTAGAATCGAAGTAGATATAGATTCTAGAAAAGGCCGTTCTGAAGGTGAGATACAAATACCGTCAAGCTTAGATCAGGTTGAGACTGCAATTTTAGCAGCCTCTTTAGAAACTATAGAAAGAGTCGGCCCTTGCAAAGCGAAAATAGACGTTGTTAAAATAGAAGATGTAAGAATATCGAAAAGAAATAAAATTGTTGAGAGGGCGAAATCGCTTTTAAGTAGCCTACTTGAAGATGCTCGTAAAGGCGGAGCTGGTCTAACAGAGACTATACGTGAAGCTGTACAGATAGAAGAAATTACAACATACGGTATAGATAAATGCCCCTCGGGGCCAGATGTTGAGAGAGCAGATTCTGTTATTGTAGTTGAGGGAAGAGCTGATGTATTAAACCTTTTGAGGGCAGGTATAAAAAATGCAATTGCAGTTGAGGGTACAAATGTACCTAAAACGATTCAAGATTTAAGCAAAGAGAAAATAGTTACAGTATTTGTTGACGGCGATAGAGGCGGCGAGCTTTTGCTCAAAGAATTATTGCAAACTTGCGAAGTCGATTTTATAACAACTGCACCTAAAGATACTGAGGTAGAAGAGCAAACTCAAAAACAGATAATTAAATGTTTGCGCAATAAAATGCCTACAGACCAATTTATAGAAACTTACGGCTTGAAAATAGAGCGTGTGCCTAAAGAAGAGGTAAAGGAGGTTGCAGAAGCGAGGACTGAGGAGCGAAAAAGATTTTTTACAATTTTAAAACCAAAAAAAGAGCCTGTACCAAAGGTGCTCTCGCCAATACAGCTAAAATACAGAGAGCTTTTAGCGAAACTTGCAAACACATCGAAAGCGCAACTGGTTGACAGCCAAGGAAATATTATTTCAGAGATGCTTGTAAGGGATTTGCCTGACGGTGTAAAAGCAGTTCCTCAAAGCGCTAGCGCCATTGTACTTGATGGTGTAGTGACTCAAAGACTTGTAGATACTCTTTCAGGAAGCTCTGTAAAAACGGTAATTGGCGTAAGAATTGGCAATCTCACAAAATTGCCTTTTGGTATAGAGGTACTTACAAGAGAAGATTTAGAATGA
- the nikR gene encoding nickel-responsive transcriptional regulator NikR produces MLKKFDRIINKKGYASGSEAIRDLIRSEDVKEALENDDAQIIGTITLLYSHATSNVMNKLLSVEHEHNKNIISTTHVHLDERNCLEVIVLDGKVKELRSLADELISIKGVKHGKLVLTKKSF; encoded by the coding sequence CTGCTTAAAAAATTCGATCGTATTATTAACAAAAAGGGTTATGCAAGTGGATCCGAGGCTATAAGGGATTTGATAAGAAGCGAGGATGTTAAAGAAGCTCTGGAGAATGATGATGCGCAAATAATAGGAACTATAACCCTTCTTTACAGTCATGCTACGAGCAATGTTATGAATAAACTTCTGAGCGTAGAGCATGAGCACAACAAAAACATAATTTCAACAACTCATGTGCATTTAGATGAGCGCAACTGTCTTGAAGTTATAGTTTTAGATGGCAAGGTAAAAGAACTTCGCAGTTTAGCAGATGAACTAATAAGTATTAAAGGAGTGAAGCATGGTAAGTTAGTACTTACTAAAAAATCATTCTAA
- a CDS encoding DNA polymerase domain-containing protein — protein sequence MRQGKVYERAEYFNIMNYEMCILASSYEKSNEEAIIELYGRTRENKSIVARYYGFKPYFFAVEPSEEVLQELKSDENVLKLEKEELFYEGSSKECGKISIKAPWQVPEYRNKFRKHFNVLAADIPFTHRFIYDFDLASCVRVHCEDESEEVKKKYTTELVVKAQKFENIPDFKPALKILSFDLENSIKTGELYVICCAVRAGDKVTRAKIVGKEEEIIKKFIELVKVEDPDVITGYNIEGYDFPVLEERANAYGIALLIARDGTALRSTRGRAWRAHGRLLVDVWLAAKRELHPKKETLAHIAKLVLNKEKLGIDPTKIDEEWKRNREKVIDYCMNDAELALGILEKIGSLEKAMDLATVSKLPVEDALAGRTSLLIDSILIREADRHKVGVPCMKHGEEREGIIGGYVHSIQPGLYHWVCLADFRSMYPSIIIANNICFTTLNPKGGIVSPTNVRFLSKEEKEGLLPGILERLLKERAEIKKKLKGSKDSEQIRYYQGLELAVKTLMNAFYGVFASSFYRFTNPAIGGSITAFARESIKKIIKTLESEGVNVIYADTDSIFFQSPYDSLEETVKFGEKTAERFSKGGIILESEKVLEPFFSHGKKKRYVGKVVWPKEELLVRGYEVRRTDAFDLQTEALAKVFDEILKCDPESATQYAREIISKVVGGEVEVEKLAISKTVRGEEDYKAPESQAGVQASRKLKELGYEFVPGMKVSWIVTNGKASPQRVEPYIDGREFKHKPDYEYYAQRIAQSLARITEVFGWDENSLLSGIKQKTLFEEERKKKGAKLEDFF from the coding sequence GTGCGCCAAGGGAAAGTTTATGAAAGAGCAGAATATTTTAATATTATGAATTATGAAATGTGCATTCTTGCAAGCTCTTACGAAAAAAGTAATGAAGAAGCAATTATTGAGCTATACGGCAGAACTAGAGAAAACAAGTCAATTGTAGCACGCTACTACGGATTTAAACCCTATTTTTTCGCTGTAGAGCCTAGCGAGGAGGTGCTCCAAGAGCTCAAAAGCGATGAAAATGTTTTGAAGCTCGAGAAGGAAGAACTATTTTATGAAGGCTCTTCTAAAGAATGCGGTAAAATATCAATTAAAGCTCCTTGGCAGGTGCCTGAGTACAGAAATAAATTTAGAAAACATTTCAATGTATTAGCTGCAGATATACCTTTCACCCATCGCTTCATCTACGATTTCGACTTAGCTTCCTGCGTAAGAGTGCACTGCGAGGATGAAAGCGAGGAGGTAAAGAAAAAATATACTACTGAGCTTGTAGTTAAGGCACAAAAATTTGAGAATATACCTGACTTTAAACCAGCTCTGAAAATATTGAGTTTCGATTTAGAGAATTCTATAAAGACTGGCGAGCTCTATGTGATTTGCTGCGCAGTTAGAGCAGGTGATAAGGTTACTAGAGCTAAAATTGTAGGTAAAGAAGAAGAGATTATTAAAAAATTTATTGAGCTTGTAAAGGTCGAAGATCCTGACGTTATTACAGGGTATAACATAGAGGGCTACGATTTTCCAGTACTTGAAGAGAGAGCCAATGCTTATGGTATAGCGCTATTAATTGCAAGGGATGGCACGGCGCTAAGGAGTACAAGAGGCAGGGCATGGAGAGCGCACGGCCGTTTGCTGGTAGATGTATGGCTTGCAGCCAAGCGCGAGCTTCACCCTAAAAAAGAGACTTTAGCTCATATAGCGAAGCTGGTACTTAACAAAGAAAAGCTTGGTATCGACCCTACCAAAATAGATGAGGAATGGAAAAGGAACAGAGAAAAAGTTATTGATTACTGTATGAATGATGCAGAATTAGCGCTTGGAATTTTAGAAAAAATAGGAAGTTTAGAGAAAGCAATGGATTTGGCTACTGTTTCAAAGCTACCCGTCGAAGACGCGCTTGCAGGAAGAACATCTCTTCTTATAGATTCTATTTTGATAAGAGAGGCTGATAGACATAAAGTTGGTGTGCCATGTATGAAGCATGGAGAAGAACGAGAAGGTATAATTGGAGGTTATGTCCACAGCATTCAACCAGGGCTGTATCACTGGGTGTGCTTGGCAGATTTTAGGAGCATGTACCCCAGCATTATTATTGCCAATAATATTTGCTTTACAACTCTAAATCCTAAAGGTGGTATAGTCAGTCCTACAAATGTGAGGTTCTTAAGTAAGGAAGAAAAAGAAGGATTACTACCTGGCATTTTGGAACGATTACTCAAAGAGCGCGCTGAGATAAAGAAAAAACTAAAAGGAAGTAAAGATAGCGAGCAAATTAGATACTATCAAGGTCTTGAGCTTGCAGTTAAAACTCTTATGAACGCATTTTACGGGGTGTTTGCCTCTTCATTCTATCGTTTTACAAACCCTGCAATTGGCGGTAGCATTACTGCATTTGCACGCGAGAGTATCAAAAAAATAATAAAAACTCTTGAAAGTGAAGGAGTAAACGTGATCTATGCAGATACTGACAGTATATTTTTCCAATCGCCTTATGATAGCTTAGAAGAGACTGTAAAATTCGGTGAGAAAACTGCAGAGCGCTTCTCTAAAGGTGGCATTATTCTTGAATCTGAAAAAGTGTTAGAGCCTTTCTTCAGCCACGGCAAAAAGAAAAGGTATGTTGGCAAAGTTGTATGGCCTAAAGAAGAGCTCTTAGTTAGAGGCTATGAAGTTAGGAGAACAGACGCATTTGATTTGCAAACAGAGGCTTTGGCTAAAGTTTTTGACGAGATACTAAAATGCGACCCAGAAAGCGCAACTCAATACGCACGCGAAATTATTAGTAAAGTTGTTGGTGGCGAAGTTGAAGTTGAGAAACTTGCAATTTCTAAAACAGTGAGAGGGGAAGAGGACTACAAAGCGCCTGAGTCTCAAGCAGGAGTGCAGGCTTCCAGAAAGCTAAAAGAGCTTGGCTATGAATTTGTACCTGGAATGAAAGTGTCTTGGATAGTAACGAATGGAAAAGCCTCACCGCAAAGAGTAGAGCCTTATATTGATGGAAGAGAGTTCAAGCACAAGCCAGATTACGAGTATTATGCGCAGAGAATAGCACAATCACTAGCTAGAATAACTGAAGTATTCGGCTGGGATGAAAATTCTTTGCTCTCGGGCATAAAGCAGAAAACGCTATTTGAAGAAGAGCGCAAGAAGAAGGGCGCTAAGTTAGAGGATTTCTTCTGA
- a CDS encoding sulfite exporter TauE/SafE family protein, whose product MIIFLLIVLVGFAVQYIDGALGMGYGASSSSLLIAAGLMPALVSASVHTAEIFATLASGISHLRFGNINKKIVLPLICTGVIGGVFGAYFLANMPGKLMRPIIAIILLVMGARIFVKYILKKHIILGKGELAKSFLLPLGFLGGAIDAIGGGGWGPLCTSTLVSANKSEPRYVIGSVNLAEFFVTIAITLTFGLVIGFENFLWAITIPLIIGGVIAAPIAAYTCKRVSPRILGILVGAILIALNARTLIMTI is encoded by the coding sequence ATGATTATCTTTTTGCTAATTGTTTTGGTAGGATTTGCTGTCCAGTACATTGACGGAGCGCTGGGGATGGGCTACGGCGCTAGTTCTTCATCTCTACTTATAGCCGCCGGTCTAATGCCTGCTCTTGTCTCTGCTTCTGTACATACTGCAGAAATTTTTGCTACCCTTGCATCTGGTATTTCGCATTTGCGATTTGGAAATATAAACAAAAAAATAGTTTTGCCTCTGATTTGTACAGGTGTAATTGGCGGAGTTTTTGGAGCTTATTTTCTAGCAAATATGCCTGGCAAACTTATGAGACCAATCATAGCAATCATACTTTTAGTAATGGGCGCAAGAATATTCGTAAAATATATTCTGAAAAAACATATAATCTTAGGCAAAGGCGAACTCGCCAAAAGTTTTCTACTGCCTTTGGGCTTTCTTGGAGGTGCAATCGATGCTATTGGCGGTGGTGGATGGGGACCTTTATGCACTTCTACGTTAGTCTCAGCAAATAAATCAGAGCCTAGATATGTGATTGGTTCTGTAAATTTAGCTGAGTTTTTTGTAACTATTGCTATAACTCTTACCTTTGGTCTCGTTATTGGATTTGAGAATTTTCTTTGGGCTATTACAATTCCTTTGATAATAGGAGGCGTTATTGCAGCACCAATAGCAGCTTATACATGCAAAAGAGTTTCACCGAGAATTCTCGGAATATTAGTAGGAGCAATTCTTATTGCGCTTAATGCAAGAACGTTAATAATGACGATATAA
- the cysS gene encoding cysteine--tRNA ligase, whose product MVLRIYNTLTEEKEIFSPLHGNRVKLFVCGPTVYDYSHLGHARTYIVFDTVARYLRARGYSVFFIMNITDIDDKIIARASELNIEAKELAEKFTNYFYEDMEALSINSINLYPKATDYIPEIIEQIKTLIEKGYAYQSNGNVYFEVKKFEEFGKLSKQSIDQLRAGARVEVDERKKNYEDFVLWKEQKPKEPFWDSPFGKGRPGWHIEDTAITLTHFGAQYDLHGGGIDLIFPHHDCEIAQAECATGKKPFVKYWLHTGMLTINREKMSKSLGNFFTIREVLEHYSSDVVRFFLLNAHYRSPLDYSDKNLDEAKESLTRIKNVIEELKLKVKYANEGKVDKNVAEIINKAHDNFFNAMDDDFNTREAIATVFEFTKEVNALLDKKLTKNSILKILNVYKEFGDILGIFKEERKAVEVENLVELLVKLREEARARKDWQTSDKIREELSKLGIVIEDTAEGTKVKFLE is encoded by the coding sequence ATGGTACTGAGAATTTACAATACTCTAACAGAAGAAAAGGAAATTTTCTCGCCTCTGCATGGTAATAGAGTGAAATTATTTGTCTGCGGACCTACTGTCTACGATTACTCGCATTTAGGGCATGCAAGGACTTATATTGTTTTCGATACTGTTGCAAGATACCTTAGAGCCAGAGGCTACTCTGTGTTCTTTATTATGAATATTACTGATATTGATGATAAAATTATAGCGCGTGCGAGCGAGCTCAATATAGAAGCAAAGGAGCTTGCAGAGAAATTCACTAACTATTTTTACGAAGATATGGAGGCGCTGAGTATCAATTCAATCAATCTTTATCCTAAAGCAACTGATTACATTCCTGAGATTATAGAGCAGATAAAAACTCTAATTGAAAAAGGCTACGCTTACCAAAGCAATGGTAATGTATATTTTGAAGTTAAAAAGTTTGAAGAGTTTGGCAAGTTATCTAAGCAGAGCATAGATCAGCTAAGAGCGGGCGCAAGAGTGGAAGTAGATGAAAGGAAAAAAAATTATGAAGATTTTGTATTATGGAAAGAGCAAAAGCCTAAAGAGCCTTTTTGGGATTCGCCCTTTGGTAAAGGCAGACCAGGCTGGCATATAGAAGATACAGCAATAACTTTAACTCATTTTGGAGCGCAGTACGATTTGCACGGAGGTGGAATTGATTTGATATTTCCTCATCATGACTGTGAGATAGCTCAAGCAGAATGTGCTACAGGCAAAAAGCCTTTCGTCAAATACTGGCTGCATACAGGAATGCTGACTATAAATCGAGAGAAAATGTCAAAATCGCTTGGCAATTTTTTCACTATTCGCGAAGTTCTTGAGCATTATAGTAGCGATGTTGTGCGCTTCTTCTTGCTTAACGCGCATTACAGAAGCCCTTTGGATTACAGCGACAAGAATTTGGATGAGGCGAAAGAGAGCTTGACAAGAATAAAGAATGTGATTGAAGAGTTGAAATTAAAAGTTAAATATGCAAACGAAGGCAAAGTTGACAAGAATGTTGCTGAAATTATTAATAAAGCACATGATAATTTTTTCAATGCAATGGATGACGATTTCAATACAAGAGAGGCAATAGCAACAGTATTCGAGTTCACAAAAGAAGTGAACGCTCTTTTAGATAAAAAGCTAACTAAAAATTCGATTCTTAAAATTCTTAATGTTTATAAAGAGTTTGGCGATATTTTAGGAATATTTAAAGAAGAGCGAAAAGCTGTAGAAGTTGAGAATTTAGTGGAGCTGCTTGTAAAACTGAGAGAAGAAGCAAGAGCGCGCAAGGATTGGCAAACTTCAGATAAAATAAGGGAAGAGCTTTCTAAACTGGGAATTGTTATTGAGGATACTGCTGAAGGCACAAAAGTGAAGTTTTTAGAGTGA
- a CDS encoding aminopeptidase P family protein, producing the protein MKKLIFTERAIEKSVYEKRLARIQERLEEQGSQAFIIKNEGNIRYLCCSHLPYPVVSYLVITEKDSPIGIAASLEELRARDQSSVKELFSFADHPGIKADGKKAEEVLKKVLAERKISNALVDTKMAVKGVRTKTDNFISKLREKKDVQELENIKKACRLASRACKKLEDFVEDGRTELQIANELDYYVRSLGAQANSFPTIIASGKHSCYSHHHPTNKKIKCNESVVCDFGAMYKGYCSDITRTVFVGNPPKELLKVYELVREAQLRAIKMTKPGVRFRDIDLSIRNFFKEHNYDRYFVHSAGHGIGLEVHEAPKVSCTNKNKIFQGNVFTLEPGLYIPKKFGVRIEDVVVVEKSGARILTRL; encoded by the coding sequence ATGAAAAAATTAATATTCACTGAAAGAGCTATTGAAAAATCGGTGTACGAAAAAAGGCTAGCGCGAATCCAAGAAAGGCTTGAGGAGCAAGGCAGCCAAGCTTTTATAATCAAAAACGAAGGTAATATTAGATATTTATGCTGCTCACATTTGCCTTATCCAGTTGTTAGCTATTTAGTCATTACTGAGAAAGATTCGCCAATAGGTATAGCAGCATCTTTAGAAGAGCTCAGAGCTAGAGATCAAAGCTCAGTTAAAGAATTATTTTCTTTTGCAGACCACCCAGGAATAAAAGCAGATGGTAAAAAAGCAGAAGAAGTGCTGAAGAAAGTGTTAGCGGAAAGGAAGATATCTAATGCATTAGTAGATACAAAAATGGCAGTTAAAGGAGTAAGGACAAAAACAGATAATTTTATTAGCAAGCTTAGGGAGAAGAAAGATGTGCAAGAGTTAGAGAATATAAAGAAAGCATGCAGGCTTGCGTCAAGGGCGTGTAAAAAACTAGAAGATTTTGTAGAAGATGGTAGAACAGAGCTACAAATAGCGAACGAGCTCGATTACTACGTTAGAAGTTTAGGAGCTCAAGCGAATTCATTCCCAACAATAATAGCAAGTGGAAAGCACTCATGCTACTCTCATCATCATCCTACCAATAAAAAAATAAAGTGCAACGAATCTGTAGTTTGCGATTTCGGCGCTATGTACAAAGGTTATTGCTCTGATATTACGAGAACTGTTTTTGTTGGCAATCCCCCAAAAGAATTGCTCAAGGTGTACGAGCTTGTGAGGGAGGCGCAACTAAGGGCAATAAAAATGACAAAGCCAGGAGTCAGGTTTAGAGATATAGATCTGAGTATTAGAAATTTTTTCAAAGAGCATAATTACGATAGATATTTTGTTCATTCTGCAGGGCATGGTATTGGACTTGAGGTTCACGAAGCGCCAAAAGTGTCTTGCACAAATAAAAACAAAATCTTTCAAGGCAATGTTTTCACGCTCGAGCCAGGCCTTTATATCCCTAAAAAGTTCGGTGTTAGAATTGAAGATGTAGTGGTAGTCGAAAAAAGCGGTGCTAGAATTCTGACGAGGTTATAA
- a CDS encoding ParB N-terminal domain-containing protein yields the protein MKYKFVLLEIDKIREHEETYPERAKALAEEIKKDGTLKIPMLVDDRYYILLDGHHRFQALKILGCRRIPAFLVDYFDDGISVGVWEDAIARGKTSITKEEIIETALKGKKFQPKTSRHFWEAKPKPIEVKLEELI from the coding sequence ATGAAGTACAAGTTTGTACTGCTAGAAATTGATAAAATACGAGAGCATGAGGAGACATATCCTGAGCGTGCAAAAGCGCTTGCAGAAGAGATAAAGAAAGATGGCACTCTTAAAATTCCTATGCTTGTAGACGACCGCTATTACATTTTACTCGACGGCCACCATCGTTTTCAAGCTTTGAAGATTTTAGGCTGCAGACGCATACCAGCTTTTTTAGTAGATTATTTTGACGACGGCATTTCAGTTGGTGTTTGGGAAGACGCGATTGCAAGAGGAAAAACTTCTATAACCAAGGAGGAGATAATTGAGACTGCCTTAAAAGGCAAAAAATTTCAGCCTAAGACCTCAAGGCACTTTTGGGAAGCTAAACCAAAGCCAATTGAAGTAAAGTTAGAAGAATTAATCTAA